The proteins below come from a single Afipia felis ATCC 53690 genomic window:
- the mgtA gene encoding magnesium-translocating P-type ATPase, whose amino-acid sequence MSSDTVAVDDCFWTATNSKLASEVSSGSRGLSSQEAIAKLALYGPNEAVTTLRRSLLIKIGRRLIEPLTAILLLAALITGAMGDRESCVIIVVILTSSIALDLFQVQRAEAAVEALRKSVAVTAQACRDGQYQTVFVRDIVPGDVVQLKAGGLVPADGVVLTSHGARTNEAILTGEPYAVEKRAGPSSGVLPADAFNALFSGTCLVNGTAEMLVIRTGAQTRFGKISSSLQDQEAPTAFEKGIHSLGVLILRLTGFLVLFVVLVQVSSHRFSLDSFLFAVALAVGLTPELLPMIVTVTLSKGAVYMAQRKVIVKRLSAIHDLGAMDILCTDKTGTLTEASIAYDGSFDCDGRESAAVEVLLYLNCKLSRYAHNEMDDAVLKTAAPVAEDGFLDAAPFDFERRRSSVLLTRAGIPTIVTKGTPEGLIQLCPKVQYADGSIRPMDEPISTKLKALVEDRGAKGYRLLAVAWRAMPSGQTTIDIHDERDLVLAGFASFLDPPKASAKDAIRELSDSGVNVKIISGDAKPVVQHLLEVFGRKSPQIISGDELEQMSAPALEACVADVDAFVRTSPDQKMRIVRALRRCGHTVGFLGDGINDAPAIHAADVGISVDTGTDVARAAADIILLAPDLGVLSAGIKEGRRTYANIMKYIRMATSSNFGNMLSMAFASLLLPFLPLTPLQILLNNLLYDLSETGIPFDRADKADVDKPHAWDMRSILRFTLVMGALSSLFDIATFALLRLVFTLDVPAFRTAWFVESIASQILVIFIIRTVLSPLKSRPHEMLALTSLGALGCALVIALTPLGTLAQLVPLSSTVIAAMMAMVGVYLLCAEAVKRMGARWLYPPREISPSTDP is encoded by the coding sequence ATGAGTTCTGATACCGTCGCGGTGGATGATTGCTTTTGGACCGCAACCAACTCGAAGCTTGCGTCCGAGGTTTCGTCCGGTTCCCGCGGCCTCTCCAGTCAGGAGGCCATCGCGAAGTTGGCGCTCTATGGCCCGAACGAGGCCGTCACAACCCTACGGCGGAGCCTTCTCATCAAGATTGGACGGCGGCTGATTGAACCGCTCACCGCCATTCTTTTGCTGGCCGCCTTGATCACCGGCGCGATGGGCGACCGGGAAAGCTGTGTGATCATTGTCGTCATTCTCACCTCATCCATTGCTCTGGATCTGTTTCAGGTTCAACGCGCGGAAGCTGCGGTCGAAGCACTACGAAAATCCGTCGCCGTAACTGCCCAAGCATGCCGCGACGGCCAGTATCAGACGGTTTTCGTCCGGGACATCGTCCCAGGCGACGTTGTTCAACTCAAGGCGGGCGGCTTGGTCCCCGCGGACGGCGTTGTCCTGACATCTCACGGCGCTCGGACCAACGAAGCCATTCTGACGGGCGAGCCTTATGCCGTCGAAAAGCGGGCAGGGCCTAGCTCGGGCGTGCTGCCGGCCGATGCGTTCAATGCGTTGTTCAGCGGCACCTGTCTCGTCAACGGCACAGCCGAAATGCTCGTGATCCGCACTGGCGCACAAACACGTTTCGGCAAGATATCTTCGTCATTGCAGGATCAGGAGGCGCCGACTGCGTTCGAGAAAGGCATTCACTCTCTCGGTGTTCTCATCTTACGTCTCACCGGATTTTTGGTTCTCTTCGTCGTGCTTGTTCAGGTGAGCAGCCACCGCTTTTCACTCGATAGCTTTCTTTTCGCGGTCGCGCTGGCGGTCGGGCTCACACCCGAACTTCTTCCCATGATCGTGACCGTCACTCTGTCGAAAGGAGCCGTTTACATGGCCCAACGCAAGGTCATCGTGAAGCGGCTGTCGGCCATTCACGACCTCGGGGCCATGGATATTCTCTGCACCGACAAGACCGGGACACTGACGGAAGCCAGCATCGCATATGACGGTAGCTTCGATTGTGACGGACGAGAAAGCGCCGCGGTCGAAGTCCTTCTCTATTTGAACTGCAAACTCTCGCGCTATGCTCACAATGAAATGGACGATGCCGTTCTCAAAACGGCGGCACCCGTCGCAGAGGATGGCTTTCTCGACGCTGCGCCCTTTGACTTCGAGCGGCGGCGATCCTCTGTTCTTCTTACGCGCGCGGGCATTCCGACAATCGTGACCAAAGGGACTCCGGAAGGCCTGATCCAGTTGTGTCCAAAAGTGCAGTACGCGGACGGTTCGATCCGCCCGATGGACGAGCCGATAAGCACCAAACTGAAGGCTTTGGTGGAGGATCGCGGTGCGAAAGGCTATCGCCTCCTTGCTGTCGCCTGGCGGGCGATGCCGAGTGGCCAAACCACGATCGACATACACGACGAACGCGATCTTGTTCTTGCAGGCTTTGCCTCGTTTCTCGATCCTCCAAAGGCTTCAGCCAAGGATGCTATCCGCGAGTTGTCGGACTCAGGCGTCAATGTAAAGATCATATCCGGCGACGCGAAACCGGTGGTGCAGCATTTACTGGAGGTATTCGGTCGCAAATCGCCGCAGATCATATCGGGTGATGAGCTCGAGCAGATGAGCGCGCCAGCCTTGGAAGCATGCGTGGCGGATGTGGATGCATTCGTGAGGACATCTCCAGATCAGAAAATGCGGATCGTCCGAGCCCTTCGCCGGTGCGGCCACACCGTGGGATTTCTGGGCGACGGAATCAATGATGCGCCCGCCATCCACGCGGCAGACGTTGGCATTTCAGTCGATACCGGGACCGATGTCGCCCGAGCGGCAGCCGATATCATTCTGCTCGCACCTGACCTCGGCGTCCTCAGCGCAGGCATCAAAGAAGGCCGTCGGACATACGCCAACATCATGAAGTATATCCGGATGGCAACCAGCTCCAACTTCGGCAACATGCTGTCGATGGCGTTTGCTTCCCTGTTATTGCCTTTTCTGCCGCTGACGCCCCTCCAGATTCTGCTCAACAATCTTCTGTATGATTTGTCTGAAACCGGCATCCCGTTCGATCGCGCCGACAAGGCCGATGTCGACAAGCCCCATGCCTGGGACATGCGATCGATCCTGCGCTTCACGCTTGTCATGGGCGCGCTGTCCTCTTTGTTCGACATCGCAACGTTCGCCCTGCTGCGTCTTGTCTTCACGCTCGACGTTCCCGCCTTTCGGACGGCGTGGTTCGTGGAATCGATCGCCAGCCAGATCTTGGTGATTTTTATCATCCGGACTGTACTTTCTCCGCTCAAAAGCCGCCCGCATGAGATGCTGGCGCTGACCTCGCTGGGTGCATTGGGCTGCGCGCTCGTCATCGCACTGACTCCGCTCGGCACATTGGCGCAGCTTGTGCCGTTGTCGTCCACGGTCATTGCCGCCATGATGGCTATGGTCGGAGTTTATTTGTTGTGTGCCGAAGCCGTCAAACGCATGGGCGCGAGATGGCTTTACCCGCCACGCGAGATATCTCCCAGCACCGATCCGTAA
- a CDS encoding phosphoketolase family protein translates to MVADRLLTDHELGLIDAWWRAANYLSVGQVYLLDNPLLKIPLAIEHVKPRLLGHWGTVPGLNFIYVHLNRLIKARDLNVLFVTGPGHGAPGIIANAYLEGTYSELYPAVTQDLEGIKRLFRQFSFPGGIPSHTAPETPGSIHEGGELGYSLSHAFGAVLDNPDLIVACVVGDGEAETGPLATSWHSNKFLNPASDGAVLPILHLNGYKIANPTVLARISSEEIRSLFEGYGYAPIFVEGEDHFEMHRKMAAALATAFLDIAKIQKRARGEITPERPRWPMIVLRSPKGWSGPKIVDGQKAEGSWRSHQVPFSDMKKPGHLQLLEHWLRNYIPERLFDDQGKLRSEIATLAPKGARRMSANPHANGGAERRPLCLPDFTTFAVDVETPGKVDAEATRVLGGFLRDTMSANKANRNFRVFGPDETASNRLQALFEVTDRSWDAERIPDDDYLSPDGRVMEILSEHTCQGWLEGYLLTGRHGLFSCYEAFIHIVDSMFNQHAKWLKTSREVPWRQPIASLNYLLTSHVWQQDHNGFSHQDPGFIDHVVNKKADIVRVYLPFDANSLLYVADHCLRSWDRVNVIVVGKAPSPQWLSMDAAIKHCTQGIGIWEWASNDRGSEPDVVMACAGDVPTLETLAAVDLLRQQTPELRIRVVNVVDLMTLQSKEQHPHGLTNNDFDALFTTNKPVIFAYHGYPTLIHRLTYKRANHANIHVRGYEEEGSTTTSFDMAVRNKLDRFHLVADVVDRVPQLGATAVYVKQAIRDKLVEHERYIRANGLDLPEVRNWRWKGTK, encoded by the coding sequence ATGGTAGCGGATAGGCTCCTGACGGATCACGAGCTTGGTCTCATTGATGCCTGGTGGCGGGCAGCGAATTATCTTTCCGTCGGGCAGGTCTACCTGCTCGACAACCCGCTGCTGAAAATTCCGCTTGCCATCGAGCACGTCAAGCCACGGCTTCTGGGCCACTGGGGAACGGTGCCCGGGCTAAATTTCATCTACGTGCACCTCAATCGTCTCATCAAGGCGCGAGACCTGAATGTCCTGTTCGTGACCGGGCCGGGGCATGGTGCGCCAGGGATTATTGCGAACGCTTATCTCGAGGGTACCTATAGCGAACTTTATCCTGCTGTCACCCAGGACCTTGAGGGCATCAAGCGCCTGTTTCGGCAGTTTTCGTTTCCTGGTGGCATTCCAAGTCATACCGCGCCTGAAACGCCTGGTTCGATCCATGAAGGCGGCGAACTCGGCTATTCGCTATCCCACGCCTTCGGGGCGGTCCTCGATAATCCGGATTTGATCGTTGCCTGTGTTGTGGGTGACGGCGAAGCGGAAACCGGGCCGCTGGCAACGAGCTGGCACAGCAATAAATTTCTCAATCCGGCTTCGGACGGAGCTGTTCTGCCCATCCTTCATCTCAACGGCTACAAGATCGCCAATCCGACCGTCCTTGCGCGAATCTCATCCGAGGAAATCCGATCGCTGTTCGAAGGCTACGGTTACGCTCCGATTTTTGTCGAGGGCGAGGATCATTTCGAGATGCATCGGAAGATGGCAGCCGCGCTCGCGACGGCCTTCTTGGATATTGCCAAAATTCAAAAGCGGGCTCGAGGCGAGATCACGCCGGAGCGTCCTCGCTGGCCCATGATCGTTCTCAGAAGCCCGAAGGGATGGTCCGGACCGAAGATTGTGGATGGCCAGAAGGCCGAGGGATCGTGGCGATCACATCAGGTCCCGTTCAGCGACATGAAGAAGCCGGGTCATCTGCAACTGCTGGAGCACTGGCTTCGAAACTATATTCCTGAACGGCTGTTCGACGATCAGGGCAAGCTCCGCTCAGAGATCGCAACCCTCGCGCCGAAGGGCGCCAGGCGGATGAGTGCCAACCCTCATGCCAATGGAGGGGCCGAGAGGCGGCCTCTTTGTCTGCCCGATTTCACGACATTCGCAGTTGATGTCGAGACGCCGGGAAAGGTCGATGCTGAGGCCACGCGCGTGCTGGGGGGGTTTCTGCGCGACACTATGTCGGCGAACAAAGCCAATCGTAATTTCCGCGTCTTCGGCCCGGACGAGACCGCCTCAAACCGATTGCAGGCTTTGTTCGAAGTCACCGACCGGTCATGGGATGCCGAAAGAATTCCGGATGATGATTATCTCAGTCCCGATGGCCGTGTGATGGAAATCTTGAGCGAGCATACCTGTCAGGGATGGCTTGAGGGCTATCTTCTGACGGGGCGCCACGGTTTGTTTTCCTGCTATGAAGCGTTCATCCACATCGTGGATTCAATGTTCAATCAGCACGCCAAGTGGCTCAAGACTTCGCGGGAAGTGCCGTGGCGGCAACCGATCGCCTCGCTGAACTATCTGCTTACCTCGCATGTCTGGCAGCAGGATCACAATGGTTTCAGTCATCAGGATCCCGGCTTCATCGATCATGTCGTCAACAAGAAGGCGGATATTGTTCGCGTCTATCTGCCGTTCGACGCGAACAGCCTGTTATACGTGGCCGATCACTGTCTGCGGAGTTGGGACCGCGTCAACGTCATCGTTGTAGGCAAGGCGCCAAGTCCGCAATGGCTGTCAATGGACGCCGCGATCAAGCATTGCACGCAGGGCATCGGAATTTGGGAGTGGGCCAGTAATGACAGGGGCAGCGAGCCGGACGTCGTGATGGCTTGCGCGGGCGACGTCCCGACACTGGAGACTCTTGCTGCTGTTGACCTGCTCAGGCAACAAACTCCGGAACTGAGAATCCGGGTGGTGAATGTCGTCGATCTGATGACGTTGCAATCAAAAGAGCAGCACCCGCATGGGCTAACCAACAACGATTTCGATGCGTTGTTTACCACGAACAAGCCTGTGATCTTTGCTTATCATGGCTATCCGACGTTGATCCACCGGCTCACCTACAAGCGTGCCAATCACGCCAACATCCATGTACGAGGCTATGAGGAGGAGGGCTCAACAACGACATCGTTCGACATGGCCGTTCGTAACAAACTTGATCGTTTCCACCTTGTAGCCGATGTTGTCGATCGGGTGCCACAACTCGGCGCGACCGCTGTTTATGTCAAGCAGGCTATTCGCGACAAGCTGGTCGAGCATGAACGCTACATTCGGGCTAACGGCTTGGACTTGCCGGAGGTGAGGAACTGGCGATGGAAAGGTACCAAGTAA
- a CDS encoding helix-turn-helix domain-containing protein encodes MQIQSSALRLKQLPTIPPSSDRFSIIANHCGLVSTEFNYGKDEEIYGEEEVAEFVYQVVRGAVRTYKLMSDGRRHIGAFHLPGDVFGLESGSTHRLSAEAIIDTTVRLVKRRSLDTLAEADAKVAHHLWTITVADLKHAEDHMLLLGRKTAMERVATFLVEMDKRLSSASMMGLPMCRRDIGDYLGLTLETVSRALSQLNDEGVLAFSGARHITLRDRHRLASMLE; translated from the coding sequence ATGCAGATCCAGTCCAGTGCCCTGCGCTTGAAGCAACTGCCGACGATCCCGCCGTCTTCCGACCGTTTCAGTATCATTGCCAATCACTGTGGGTTGGTTTCGACGGAGTTCAACTACGGAAAGGACGAGGAAATTTATGGCGAGGAAGAGGTTGCCGAATTTGTCTATCAGGTCGTCCGCGGGGCGGTTCGAACGTACAAATTGATGAGCGACGGCCGACGGCATATTGGCGCATTTCATTTGCCAGGTGATGTTTTCGGTCTTGAATCAGGTTCGACGCACCGGCTCAGCGCCGAAGCCATCATCGATACGACGGTCCGCTTGGTCAAGCGACGCAGCCTTGATACGTTGGCCGAAGCGGATGCCAAGGTCGCGCACCATCTGTGGACGATCACGGTTGCGGACCTCAAGCATGCAGAAGACCATATGCTGCTGCTCGGGCGGAAAACAGCAATGGAACGAGTCGCAACATTCCTGGTCGAGATGGACAAACGGCTTTCCTCAGCCAGCATGATGGGGTTGCCGATGTGTCGTCGCGATATCGGCGACTATCTGGGACTGACCCTTGAGACAGTCTCTCGCGCCTTATCCCAACTCAACGATGAAGGCGTTCTGGCATTTTCAGGTGCCCGACACATCACGCTTCGTGACCGTCACCGTTTGGCAAGCATGCTGGAATGA
- a CDS encoding acetate/propionate family kinase — protein MESLPYPQDAGTRSEVREVGKAILTINAGSSSLKFSIYRIDDCSALSLNFEGIVSSIDKIPVLQIKDATGKQVDGQTWDRECPEFSEILSSVLGRSETLLGPDALFAVGHRVVHGGPNHTGPELITPELLDTLTRLTPLAPLHEPHNLHPIHLLAALRPNLPQVACFDTAFHHSLPAVATRFGLPRTYEADGLRRYGFHGLSYEYIAETLGAVSAGLTNSRVIVAHLGSGASLCALKASRSIETTMGFTALDGLLMSTRCGSIDPGAILFLAETERMTTAQLSELLYTKSGLLGVSGLSGDLRVLLESKDPHAHDAIELFVYRIVKEIGALTAVLGGLDGLVFTAGIGEHAFQIRQMVCDQLKWLGLEIDTQDNQRHATTISTPDSRVKVLVIPTNEELVIAQHTFRAVAEKCSELAKE, from the coding sequence TTGGAATCACTACCCTATCCTCAAGATGCAGGTACTCGATCGGAGGTGCGCGAGGTGGGAAAGGCAATTCTGACGATCAACGCAGGCTCATCCAGCCTGAAATTTTCAATATATCGTATCGATGATTGCAGCGCGTTGAGCCTAAATTTCGAAGGCATTGTAAGCTCGATCGACAAAATCCCTGTCCTGCAGATTAAGGACGCCACGGGAAAACAGGTCGACGGTCAGACATGGGATCGGGAGTGTCCCGAGTTCTCCGAGATTCTCTCGAGCGTCCTCGGGCGCTCTGAAACTCTTCTCGGCCCGGACGCGCTGTTTGCTGTGGGGCATCGCGTCGTCCACGGTGGGCCGAACCATACCGGCCCCGAACTCATAACGCCGGAACTTCTGGACACTCTCACCCGCCTCACCCCGCTCGCCCCTCTCCACGAACCGCATAACCTCCATCCGATCCATCTGCTTGCAGCCCTGCGTCCCAACCTGCCTCAGGTGGCCTGCTTCGATACCGCTTTTCATCACAGCCTTCCGGCAGTTGCGACCCGCTTCGGTCTCCCCCGGACTTACGAAGCCGACGGACTTCGCCGTTATGGCTTTCATGGCCTGTCATATGAATACATCGCGGAAACGCTCGGCGCCGTTTCAGCAGGCCTGACGAACAGCCGTGTTATCGTTGCCCATCTGGGAAGCGGCGCGAGCCTTTGCGCACTGAAGGCCAGTCGAAGCATCGAGACGACGATGGGATTTACCGCCCTCGACGGACTCCTGATGAGCACACGCTGCGGGAGTATAGATCCGGGCGCGATTCTGTTTCTCGCTGAGACGGAAAGGATGACGACTGCCCAACTCTCGGAGTTGCTGTACACCAAATCCGGCCTGCTGGGTGTATCGGGCCTGTCGGGTGACTTGAGAGTGTTATTGGAGAGCAAGGATCCACATGCCCATGACGCGATCGAACTATTCGTTTATCGGATCGTGAAGGAAATCGGCGCGCTGACTGCTGTGCTGGGTGGACTGGATGGTCTGGTATTCACCGCCGGCATCGGTGAACACGCTTTTCAAATCAGACAAATGGTGTGTGATCAGCTCAAATGGCTCGGCCTTGAGATCGATACGCAAGACAATCAGCGGCACGCCACGACGATCAGCACGCCGGACAGCCGAGTTAAAGTTCTGGTCATTCCGACCAATGAAGAACTGGTGATCGCACAACATACCTTCCGTGCGGTTGCCGAGAAGTGCTCTGAATTGGCGAAAGAGTAA
- a CDS encoding CBS domain-containing protein → MRVHQVMTRNPITVTEDTSLREAALLMLENRISGLPVVDKFGKLVGIITEGDFVRRAEIGTQTKRARWLAFFVGPGRAATEFVHEQGRKVGEVMNSRPVTVTELTSLEEVVRLMEKHNIKRLPVVRGMQLLGIVTRTDLLRTVASLDREVPDPTADDDHLQQRIVRAIEQNAWRPISFGIRVRNGIVQIDGIITDERSRQASVVAAENIEGVKEVHDHLCWVEPMSGLSLLSPEDERAATRS, encoded by the coding sequence ATGCGCGTCCATCAGGTCATGACCCGGAATCCCATTACTGTTACCGAAGATACTTCTCTGAGAGAAGCTGCCCTTCTGATGCTGGAGAACCGTATCAGCGGTCTTCCCGTCGTCGATAAGTTTGGCAAGCTCGTCGGCATTATCACGGAGGGAGATTTCGTTCGCCGCGCGGAGATTGGTACTCAAACGAAACGTGCGCGGTGGTTGGCCTTTTTTGTCGGCCCCGGCAGAGCGGCGACTGAGTTTGTTCACGAGCAGGGCCGTAAGGTTGGAGAAGTGATGAACTCACGGCCTGTGACAGTTACTGAGCTGACCAGCCTTGAGGAAGTGGTGCGCCTTATGGAGAAGCACAACATCAAGCGGCTCCCGGTGGTGAGGGGAATGCAACTTCTGGGAATCGTGACCCGCACAGATTTGTTACGCACCGTCGCCAGTCTGGACCGGGAGGTTCCTGATCCGACGGCGGATGACGACCATCTTCAGCAGCGGATTGTTCGCGCGATCGAGCAAAACGCTTGGCGTCCGATCAGTTTCGGTATTCGCGTGCGCAATGGAATTGTCCAGATCGACGGCATCATCACTGATGAGCGATCGCGACAGGCCTCCGTTGTCGCCGCGGAGAATATTGAGGGCGTCAAAGAAGTTCACGATCATCTCTGTTGGGTCGAGCCGATGTCTGGCCTGAGTCTTTTGTCTCCGGAAGACGAGCGCGCTGCGACCCGAAGCTGA
- a CDS encoding zinc-dependent alcohol dehydrogenase family protein, whose protein sequence is MRAMVLNGPGTELVMTDLPDPVPQQGQVRVKIGACGVCRTDLHVLDGELPHIKYPIVPGHEIVGRVDAIGSGVSNRRVGERVGIPWLGHTCGECFYCRSKMENLCDSPLFTGYTRDGGFATHTIVDADFAFPLGEVGSDEALAPLLCAGLIGWRSLVMTGDAKHLGIYGFGAAGHIVAQVAKWQGRSVYAFTRSGDTAAQVFAKELGAVWTGSSEMLPPESLDAAILYAPVGSLIPTALRAVRKGGRVVCAGIHMSDIPSFPYSLLWEERQVVSVANLTRHDGVEFLKIAPQAEVRTRTTAFPLERANDVLAMLRRGDLVGAAVLKP, encoded by the coding sequence ATGCGCGCGATGGTTCTCAACGGACCGGGAACGGAACTTGTGATGACCGATCTTCCGGATCCCGTGCCGCAGCAAGGTCAAGTCCGCGTGAAGATCGGCGCTTGCGGTGTCTGCCGTACCGATCTTCACGTTCTGGACGGCGAGCTGCCGCACATCAAATATCCGATCGTTCCGGGGCATGAGATCGTCGGGCGCGTGGATGCCATTGGGTCTGGTGTTTCGAATCGTCGCGTCGGCGAACGGGTCGGTATCCCCTGGCTTGGTCACACCTGCGGAGAATGTTTCTATTGCCGGAGCAAAATGGAAAATCTCTGTGATAGCCCTTTGTTCACGGGCTATACGCGTGACGGTGGATTTGCGACCCACACCATTGTCGATGCGGATTTTGCGTTTCCATTGGGTGAAGTAGGTAGCGATGAGGCGCTTGCGCCATTGCTTTGCGCGGGTCTGATCGGCTGGCGTTCTCTGGTCATGACTGGGGATGCAAAGCACCTTGGCATATACGGGTTCGGCGCGGCTGGTCATATCGTCGCTCAGGTGGCGAAGTGGCAGGGCCGCTCGGTGTATGCGTTCACCCGCAGCGGCGATACGGCGGCGCAAGTTTTTGCAAAAGAACTGGGCGCGGTTTGGACCGGATCGTCCGAGATGCTGCCGCCGGAATCCCTCGATGCAGCGATCCTGTACGCGCCTGTCGGGTCGCTTATCCCCACAGCGCTGCGCGCGGTGCGGAAAGGCGGCCGGGTTGTCTGCGCGGGCATTCACATGAGCGATATCCCGTCTTTCCCCTACAGCCTGTTATGGGAAGAACGGCAGGTAGTTTCGGTCGCAAACCTTACGCGGCACGACGGCGTCGAGTTTCTCAAGATCGCCCCCCAAGCCGAGGTCCGGACACGCACCACGGCATTTCCACTGGAGCGGGCTAATGATGTGCTCGCGATGTTGCGAAGAGGCGATCTTGTCGGGGCGGCGGTGCTGAAACCTTGA
- a CDS encoding Hsp20/alpha crystallin family protein, giving the protein MTAKSVIPVTQDRAVARREQNPFSMLQHEIDRLFDGFTRSFAPFSQNPVVPNMDVAETDKEIEITAELPGLEEKDVQINVTDNLLTIRGEKKNQREEKEKDYHLVERSYGSFLRTVELPSGVNLDTIKATISKGILKVTVPKPAPSQVKKIEVKTAA; this is encoded by the coding sequence ATGACAGCGAAATCGGTAATCCCCGTAACCCAGGACCGCGCCGTTGCTCGCCGGGAGCAGAATCCATTTTCTATGCTGCAGCATGAAATCGATCGCCTGTTCGACGGCTTCACGCGCAGCTTCGCGCCGTTCTCGCAGAATCCGGTCGTTCCCAACATGGATGTCGCCGAGACCGACAAGGAGATCGAGATCACGGCCGAACTCCCTGGCCTCGAGGAAAAGGACGTTCAGATTAACGTGACCGACAATCTGCTCACCATCCGCGGCGAGAAAAAGAATCAACGCGAGGAGAAAGAGAAAGATTATCATCTGGTGGAACGAAGCTACGGTTCGTTCCTTCGCACGGTCGAATTGCCGTCCGGCGTCAATCTCGACACTATCAAGGCAACGATCTCCAAAGGCATCCTGAAAGTGACAGTACCAAAACCCGCGCCCTCGCAGGTGAAAAAGATCGAGGTCAAGACCGCGGCGTGA
- a CDS encoding ABC transporter permease, with translation MTAAPKLTTSLTDSRAQMYVAGSWTASQVSILEPAVEAATRTVSEAQILQLDMSAVDEIDTIGAWLLERMVRRIRQAGSDIQTVGIRERFAGLIEELHSVNLHPPAHEHQNAVLFKLYQIGQSTVASLQELLVFLEMLGRLGSVLARLVFKPGRLRLTSTVYQLHKVGWQAVPIIMLITFLIGAIIAQQGIFHFRKFGADAYVVDMVGILVLREIGVLIVAIMVAGRSGSAYTAELGSMKMREEIDALTTMGLDPLEVLVLPRVIALVVALPILTFIGSIAALYGGGLISWLYGGMSPAIFIARLHEAVSVTHFEVGLIKAPFMALVIGVVASSEGLRVKGSAESLGRQTTTSVVKSIFLVIVLDGLFAVFFASIGM, from the coding sequence ATGACCGCCGCGCCGAAATTGACGACAAGCCTGACCGATAGCCGCGCACAGATGTATGTTGCGGGCTCCTGGACGGCATCTCAGGTCTCGATACTCGAACCTGCCGTCGAAGCGGCCACGCGCACCGTGTCCGAAGCACAGATTTTACAACTCGACATGTCGGCCGTCGACGAGATCGACACCATCGGTGCATGGCTTCTCGAGCGCATGGTCCGCCGCATCCGGCAGGCGGGCTCAGACATCCAGACCGTGGGCATCCGCGAACGTTTTGCGGGACTTATCGAGGAACTGCATTCTGTCAACTTGCACCCTCCGGCGCACGAGCATCAGAATGCCGTTCTGTTCAAGCTTTATCAGATCGGCCAATCGACCGTCGCCTCTCTGCAGGAACTGCTGGTCTTTCTCGAAATGCTGGGCCGCCTCGGCAGCGTTCTCGCAAGGCTCGTCTTCAAGCCGGGCCGTTTGCGGCTGACATCCACGGTCTATCAGTTGCACAAGGTCGGGTGGCAGGCCGTCCCCATCATCATGCTGATCACCTTCCTGATCGGCGCCATCATCGCCCAGCAGGGCATCTTCCATTTCCGGAAATTCGGCGCCGATGCCTACGTCGTCGACATGGTCGGTATCCTTGTTTTGCGGGAAATCGGCGTGCTAATCGTCGCCATCATGGTCGCCGGACGATCCGGCAGCGCTTACACCGCAGAACTCGGCTCCATGAAGATGCGCGAGGAGATCGATGCCCTGACCACGATGGGCCTCGATCCGCTTGAAGTGCTGGTGCTCCCGCGCGTCATCGCCCTGGTCGTCGCGCTGCCGATCCTGACATTCATCGGATCGATCGCGGCTCTCTACGGCGGCGGCCTGATCTCGTGGCTTTACGGAGGCATGAGCCCTGCGATTTTCATCGCCCGCCTTCACGAGGCGGTGTCGGTCACTCATTTTGAAGTCGGCCTGATTAAGGCACCATTCATGGCGCTCGTCATCGGCGTCGTCGCCAGCAGCGAAGGACTGCGCGTCAAGGGAAGCGCCGAGTCGCTGGGGCGGCAGACCACGACATCGGTCGTGAAATCGATCTTCCTTGTCATCGTCCTTGATGGCCTGTTCGCGGTCTTCTTTGCATCGATCGGAATGTGA